A stretch of DNA from Xyrauchen texanus isolate HMW12.3.18 chromosome 31, RBS_HiC_50CHRs, whole genome shotgun sequence:
attaatagaaagttaagtggaagggaaaagtgtggaagaaaaaggtgcacaagcagcagggatgaccgtagcctggagaggattgtcaggaaaaggccattcaaatgtgtggggagcttcacaaggagtggactgaggctggagttactgcatcaagagccaccacacacagacgggtcctggacatgggcttcaaatgtcaaacgccttacctgggctaaagaaaaaaagaactggtctgttgctcagtggtccaaagtcctcttttctgatgagagcaaattttgcatctcatttggaaaccaaggtcccagagtctggaggaagaatggagaggcacacaatccaagatgcttgaagtccagtgtgaagtttccacagtctgtgttggtttggggagccatgtcatcggctggtgttggtccactgtgctttattaagtccagagtcaacgcagccgcctactgggacattttagagcacttcatgcttccttcagcagacaagctttatggagatgctgacttcattttccagcaggacttggcacctgcccacactgccaaaagtaccaaaacctggttcaatgaccatggtattactgtgcttgattggccagcaaactcgcctgacctgaacccaatagagaatctatggggcattgccaagagaaagatgagagacatgagaccaaacaatgcagaagagctgaaggccgctattgaagcatcttggtcttccataacacctcagcagtgccacaggctgatagcatccatgccacgccgcattgaggcagtaattaatgcaaaaggggcccaaaccaagtactgagtacatatgcatgattatacttttcagagggccgacatttctgtatttaaaatccttttttttattgatttcatgtaatattctaattttctgagattctgaatttggggttttcataagctgtaagccataatcatcaaaattatatcaaataaaggcttgaaatattttactttgcttgtaatgagtctatataatatattagtttcaccttttaagttgaattactgaaattaatgaacttttgcacgatattctaatttttcgagtttcacctgtatacaatTTCTGTCAAAATACCAGTTACTGTTACTACTGTAAATTCGTGATAAATGTAGGAGAGTGATTGtgtaacaaaagaaaaaaaaaacgtttatttTGGCGCATGCAGAGTGTTGATCTATTTTCCATATCAGTGCTGAATAATGTCGGGGTTGTCCAGCTGTTTGAGTGGTTTGATTTCCTTgatatagtgttttaaaatagaaaTTTCCAGAATTCAAATGGGTTTTGAAGTCTGCACAACAATATCAAGGTAAGCCTTGGAATCAAGGGAAGCTGCTGCAATATCAGCCCTGCATCTCATCTCTGGAGCGCTGATAGCACTAGTAGTTAAATAACACGCTCCAAAATTACAGTACACTAGAATAGAGCAGAGCGCATCACTTGCGCGAGCTTCTGTGATGTCTTGCGCCACATTCACGTGAAAGCCAGGCTTGAACTGCACCACGCAAATGCGTTTAATGAGTATCAAGTGCTAAGCCATTTTCGGTGGACCGAGAGCGTAAAATTTAGTCAGATGTGCATGTGCTTTACTTGAATCGATTCTAGGATTTAAGAATCGAGATTTTTCAAATAAGGATTgcgatgcattggaaaatctatattttaacaCACGCCtatgaataacgacttaaatgtCTTCAAGCTATCGTTTGACTATAAATATTGCACACAATGGGTATGGACCCATTTTTATTCTTCTTTTGCATTCTGTTTGAACATTGGAAGCTCAAGTCCTCATTCAATGtaatgcatggaaaagagcaaccagtACATTCTGTAGTATAGCTTATTTGTGTTTGCGTTCATACAGGTTTCGAAGTGAACCATTACTTCCATcgttcattaaaataaatacaacttaCTATCACAGAAGTGAACACTGAATGCATCTCTCTGTTCTGGTCCAAACATGCATTTCTCCCACAGAACCACAAGCTCCTGTCGGACCTTATCAATCACGTCCTCGAGCTGAGCCATCTGCAGTTCCTCCAGATGTTCTACAACGCCCTTCCACTGCAAGAGGAAATGCACTCCATTAACATGCAGTGGTAAACCAAAAGGAACGGTAAGATCTGTGTATCCTGATATGACATCCTGTGGGTTAAGACACAAATGAGTGCTCACCCGTCTGATATCATCAGAGAGAGTGCTCATGGCAGCCTCATGGAATGCCTCGCCTTCCGGCTCTGGACAACTCAGACGATTCCACAGGCTCGTAGCTCGCTCCTTGAGTTTGTCTCTGGCTGAAATCAAGGATTCCTTTTTCATTTCCAGCTGTGggcaataattatttattaaatattagttGCAGTCAGCACTAGATGTGGGGGTAGTTAATTTGCCTCTTTATTAAGTTAGCTTTAGTTGAGTTCAACAGGAAATTATTGGGGAGGAAGAGAGACAGAATGCGATCAAGACACGTTGCAAGCCAGACTAAATCCTGCATCTATatcgggctggtcaggatgctcaaagaaAACGAGCAATATTAAAATAGTAActcagagccacagtgtttacacttttcaggggaatAAACCTACTTATCGTTGTTGCTGCATATTAAGCggtgacagataaaaaaataaagtacataaaacaaatgacacacttcacctttaaaaaacaaaaaaaggtatttattataaatgaacatttaaaCTGTAGTACCTGGCTGAGCAGCAGCTTCAAGGCTTTGATATTGTCATGTGTGAGCAGAAAAATGTCAGTGTCGGGGCAGATAGACTCCCTTTCCAAACTGCTTTCAGGTTCATGTCCCATCTCATCCATCAAACTCCTGATGTCCTCCCTGAGCCCAGAGAACACCTTCACCCTGCTCTCCTACAACAGAGAGAGCTCAAATTAAGCTATGACAAGttacaaaaacaacacaagtgATCAGGGGCCAtttgcaccagctatacgcaaGTTTGTGActcaagttgtggtgtaaattggcaccaagtcacaatttacgcactactaaatatgtgagcgttgcaccattaaacttaggcaGAATGTAACACTATgtgtaaactaaatatttaaggaagactccgaccaggagtaaagGTTGGAATAAAAAgctgactgatattttatgacatcaatgagcttgTTTTGGTCGAGAAGCTTCAGTCCTTTTGACATAGCCTATATGATGATTATTGCCCCTTTTTCATTTTAGATATATTTTCATTtctgaatattgttatttacatgggctaaatataccattaatgaactctttaatttttattatttccctatttcatatttcaatagggaaataattaattacagctgacagttacatgagcaTACAAGGTTTTAACATCAACCCTAACAAGATCAAACGGAAAttcatggctttttaacacttctgtgtataaatttgaaggctgcttattggaggTGCAAcgaaattaagcactgacttagttacaaactaaccaGTAGTTACTAAGCCCGTAGTGTTAACTTTACATCTCAACATAAATTAGAtcttacacacagctggtgcaaccctacccagaagAACATCTCCAAATAGAAAAAATGGATGACAGAGCAGTTGTTCAAAGTGACATGTACTTTTTCAATGCAGAGTTTCTCGACATGCTGCTGGAGTTCCTGCAACTGGGTTTGAGAGGGCACACTTCCTGTTGGGATGTAATATGGGGTGGCACACAGAGTCACACACAACTCCTCATCCTGCTTTCTCAGATCATTCATCTCTCTCAGACGGTCATTCTTATCTTTCTGAAGATATTCAACATGGCAACGCAGGTTCTtctccatctgcagaactgtaaGGCCTTCCTCcaactataaaatattgtaatataacatttgaaaagaaaattgCTACTTTCTGTGAACAAGTCAAAACTAcagttttggggaaaaaaattgaaTGAAATTATTTCCTTGGACTTCGCTTAATATGTTTTGACAAATATCAATTCAACAGATGATGTCACAATTACGACAATGTTGTATGACTTTAATTGTCAGACAGTTGAGAAGGTCAACAGTGACGAATTATCAATTAGGGGAAAGTGCCATTATAGGCTCTTCTAGACAATGTAACATTACATCACAAGACTTACTTTGAATGGCTCCACTGCCAGCTCCAAGCACAATGTATCCAATTGTTTCTGGGAGGTAATGATATCGGCCCTGATGCGATGACGTAGGGCCTCTTCCTCCATGATCATAGAATGTAAAAGACCCTGGAAGAACATGGGTAATTGCAAAGTTTTAAGCCTGCATCTTAACAGGTGAGAGGGTGATGGTATGATTGCCACAAAGGCAGAACTTACATCAATATGCTTTTTTACAGTTTGcattctctccaccctctgatcTTCCATGATGCCAATGCTGTCCCATATATCCACCAGTCTTGCCATCGCATGATTGATCTCAGTAACAAGAGAGAATGCCAGAGCTTCACTGCTCATGCAAACACAAGGAAATAAATTCAATTAACTGAACACTGAGAAATTGTGTCATTTTACatgccaaaaaagaa
This window harbors:
- the LOC127625457 gene encoding protein regulator of cytokinesis 1-like codes for the protein MTCRRSEALAFSLVTEINHAMARLVDIWDSIGIMEDQRVERMQTVKKHIDGLLHSMIMEEEALRHRIRADIITSQKQLDTLCLELAVEPFKLEEGLTVLQMEKNLRCHVEYLQKDKNDRLREMNDLRKQDEELCVTLCATPYYIPTGSVPSQTQLQELQQHVEKLCIEKESRVKVFSGLREDIRSLMDEMGHEPESSLERESICPDTDIFLLTHDNIKALKLLLSQLEMKKESLISARDKLKERATSLWNRLSCPEPEGEAFHEAAMSTLSDDIRRWKGVVEHLEELQMAQLEDVIDKVRQELVVLWEKCMFGPEQRDAFSVHFCDNHYTEELLALHDEELLKMKTFYETAQTILEDLEKWKRNWALFQEFERKAADPNRFSNRGGSLLRESKDRAKVQKLLPKLEEELRCHVEEWEKNKCTAFLVQGQRIMYFISSQWEEHRLQKDKEKNDRMTKKAEISQFKTPTKRALGTAYTTTTPNKIRKTPNMLVPCTATVSSVSSASSSGSSTTFLCVPGRPQLSAKRNKTTEASSGPRVPLQEFNSDKKPVLESYSDFTNELSKKASYDAFLNSTVKDML